A region of Lagenorhynchus albirostris chromosome 20, mLagAlb1.1, whole genome shotgun sequence DNA encodes the following proteins:
- the LOC132510860 gene encoding keratin, type I cytoskeletal 14-like, protein MTSRQGTSSSSMKGSYVISGGSSCGSSARAGGSFRAPSNYGGLSSSRYSSGGVCGVGGGYGGNYSSSSSFGGAMGSGFGGGYGGGAGGGYGGGFGGGSGGGVCGGFGGGDGLLVASEKVTMQNLNDRLASYLDKVRALEEANTDLEVKIRDWYQKQRPTEIRDYSAYFRTIEDLRNKILAATVDNANIVLQIDNARLAADDFRTKYETELNLRLSVEADINGLRRVLDELTLARADLEMQIESLKEELAYLRKNHEEEMANLRGQVGGDINVEMDAVPGVDLSRVLNEMREQYEKMAEKNRKDAEDWFFSKTEELNREVASSSEMVQSSKSEISELRRTMQNLEIELQSHLSMKSSLENSLEETKNRYCLQLSQIQGLICNVEEQLAQLRCEMEQQSQEYKILLDVKTRLEQEIATYRRLLEGEDAHFSTSQFSSGSQSSRDVTSSSRQIRTKVLDVQDGKLVSSHEQIVRTKN, encoded by the exons ATGACCAGCCGCCAGGGCACCTCTTCCAGCTCTATGAAGGGCTCCTATGTCATCAGCGGCGGATCCAGCTGCGGGTCTTCCGCCAGGGCCGGAGGCTCCTTCCGGGCCCCCAGCAACTACGGGGGCCTGTCCTCCTCCCGCTACTCCTCCGGGGGTGtctgcggggtggggggcggctaTGGAGGCAactacagcagcagcagcagcttcgGTGGGGCCATGGGTAGCGGCTTCGGTGGAGGATACGGCGGTGGGGCTGGTGGCGGCTACGGTGGTGGCTTCGGTGGTGGCTCAGGTGGTGGCGTGTGTGGCGGCTTTGGCGGTGGCGATGGGCTCCTGGTGGCCAGTGAGAAGGTGACCATGCAGAACCTCAACGACCGCCTGGCCTCCTACCTGGACAAGGTACGCGCCCTGGAGGAGGCCAACACTGACCTGGAGGTGAAGATCCGCGACTGGTACCAGAAGCAACGGCCCACTGAGATCAGGGACTACAGCGCCTACTTCAGGACCATCGAGGACCTGAGGAACAAG ATCCTTGCGGCCACTGTGGACAATGCTAATATCGTGCTGCAGATTGACAATGCCCGCCTGGCCGCTGATGACTTCCGCACCAA GTACGAGACGGAGCTGAACTTGCGCTTGAGTGTGGAGGCCGACATCAACGGCCTCCGCAGGGTGCTGGATGAGCTGACCCTGGCCAGAGCTGACCTGGAGATGCAGATCGAGAGCCTGAAGGAGGAACTGGCCTACCTCCGGAAGAACCACGAGGAG GAAATGGCTAACCTGCGAGGCCAGGTGGGCGGGGATATCAACGTGGAGATGGATGCCGTCCCCGGCGTGGACCTGAGCCGCGTCCTGAACGAGATGCGCGAACAGTACGAGAAGATGGCGGAGAAGAACCGCAAGGACGCCGAGGACTGGTTCTTCAGCAAG aCAGAGGAACTGAACCGCGAGGTGGCCAGCAGCAGCGAGATGGTGCAGAGCAGCAAGAGCGAGATCTCAGAGCTCCGGCGCACCATGCAGAACCTGGAGATCGAGCTGCAGTCCCATCTCAGCATG AAATCATCCCTGGAGAACAGCCTGGAGGAAACCAAAAACCGCTACTGCCTGCAGCTGTCCCAGATCCAGGGGCTCATCTGCAACGTGGAGGAGCAGCTGGCCCAGCTGCGCTGCGAGAtggagcagcagagccaggagtaCAAGATCCTGCTGGACGTGAAGACGCGGCTGGAGCAGGAGATCGCCACCTACCGCCGCCTGCTGGAGGGCGAGGATGCCCA CTTCTCCACCTCCCAGTTCTCCTCTGGCTCTCAGTCATCCAGAGATG tGACCTCCTCCAGTCGTCAGATTCGCACCAAAGTCTTGGATGTGCAGGATGGCAAGTTGGTGTCCTCCCACGAGCAGATCGTTCGCACCAAGAACTAA